The following are encoded in a window of Alosa sapidissima isolate fAloSap1 chromosome 10, fAloSap1.pri, whole genome shotgun sequence genomic DNA:
- the LOC121720835 gene encoding 1-phosphatidylinositol phosphodiesterase-like, translating to MNNVIWKVLFVSLLMTFEHMSCSEDQSFNDASVLRLPQSYRIDWMRSIDDNKLISDITIPGTHDTMALHGGPAAECQAWSLADQLRAGIRYLDLRVFAFDHKLYIMHGVIYQHTTFTDVLSTLRDFLKEYRSEAVFVRVKPDGQLFDKDEVEGLVEKLIVGDEDFWVESAIPRMGEVRGKIVLLQKDSFKLGIPILGTDKKGDYEVTHIPEKERMIETHLKEAEGACGGGDYVVLSYSSGTGIGTLEGMFLTPKRVAEKIDPWFYGYLNKLDPEKGSCFGIIAMDFPGLNLIQTVINLNTF from the exons ATGAACAACGTCATTTGGAAGGTTCTTTTTGTCTCATTGCTCAT GACATTTGAGCACATGAGCTGCAGTGAAGACCAATCATTTAATGACGCCTCAGTGCTTAGACTACCACAATCATATCGCATTGACTGGATGAGATCCATTGATGACAACAAGTTGATCTCTGACATCACCATTCCCGGCACCCATGACACCATGGCCCTTCACGGTGGCCCGGCTGCAGAATGCCAGGCCTGGTCATTGGCAGATCAGCTAAGGGCAGGCATACGCTATCTGGATCTCCGGGTGTTTGCCTTTGACCATAAGCTCTACATCATGCATGGTGTGATTTATCAGCACACTACATTTACTGATGTGCTGAGCACTCTTCGGGACTTTCTAAAGGAGTACAGGAGTGAAGCTGTTTTCGTGAGGGTAAAACCAGATGGCCAACTGTTTGATAAAGATGAGGTTGAGGGGTTGGTTGAAAAGCTCATTGTTGGTGATGAAGATTTCTGGGTTGAGTCAGCTATACCAAGGATGGGTGAGGTTAGAGGCAAGATTGTGTTACTGCAGAAAGACAGCTTTAAGTTAGGTATTCCAATTCTGGGTACTGACAAGAAGGGTGACTACGAGGTTACCCACATTCCTGAGAAAGAGCGTATGATCGAGACACATTTGAAAGAGGCTGAGGGAGCCTGTGGTGGTGGGGATTATGTTGTACTGTCTTACTCCAGTGGGACTGGCATTGGCACACTGGAGGGCATGTTTTTAACGCCAAAAAGAGTAGCTGAGAAAATTGATCCTTGGTTCTATGGCTATCTGAATAAGCTTGACCCAGAAAAGGGATCCTGTTTTGGCATCATTGCCATGGATTTTCCTGGCTTAAACCTCATACAAACTGTGATCAACCTAAATACATTTTAG